In Mustelus asterias chromosome 30, sMusAst1.hap1.1, whole genome shotgun sequence, a genomic segment contains:
- the LOC144480866 gene encoding uncharacterized protein LOC144480866 produces MEKPWKCGDCGKGCKTPSELQIHRRIHTGEKPYTCSVCGKRFTRLYHLQRHRLVHTGERAFICFECGNGFAHLPDLQRHQRVHTGERPFICLVCGKGFMQLSNLSKHKVTHSNEKPFKCSDCGNGFKSSRELTIHQRIHTGERPFSCSHCTKTFRTSSHLREHQRIHTRERPFTCSVCGKGFTHSSSLLSHNLTHTQERPFKCSDCGSGFKSSRDLVIHQRTHTEERPFSCSHCTKRFRTSSSLREHQRVHTGERPFTCCLCGKGFTQSSSLRRHQRVHE; encoded by the coding sequence atggagaaaccgtggaaatgtggggactgtgggaagggttgcaaaaccccctctgagctgcaaattcatcgacgtattcacaccggagagaagccatacacctgttctgtgtgtgggaagaggttcactcggttatatcatctgcagcgacatcggttggttcacactggagaaagagcattcatctgctttgagtgtgggaacggattcgctcatttacccgatttgcagagacaccagcgcgttcacactggagagagaccattcatctgcttggtgtgtgggaaaggatttatgcagttatccaatctgtcaaaacacaaagtcactcacagcaatgagaaaccctttaaatgctctgactgtggaaatggtttcaaaagctctcgggaactgacgatccaccagcgcattcacactggggagagaccgttcagctgctctcactgcacaaagacatttagaacatcatcccacctgcgggagcaccagcgaattcacaccagggagagaccgttcacctgctctgtgtgtgggaagggattcactcattcatccagcctgctgagtcacaatctcactcacacccaggagagaccctttaaatgctctgactgtggcagtggtttcaaaagttctcgggatctggttatccaccagcgcactcacactgaggagagaccgttcagctgctctcactgcacaaagagatttagaacatcatccagcctgcgggagcaccagcgagttcacactggggagagaccgttcacctgctgtttgtgtgggaagggattcactcagtcatccagcctgcggagacaccaacgagttcacgaatga